The Panicum hallii strain FIL2 chromosome 9, PHallii_v3.1, whole genome shotgun sequence genome has a window encoding:
- the LOC112877446 gene encoding UDP-glycosyltransferase 73C4-like, whose product MSPAGRSGRPDAPLHLVFVPFLARSHFAPLAAKAADACGQRVGATATTAAIVTTPHFAALAPPCVPVHVAGFRCPGGHEDFSQLPDDEASSAPAFFSAAEAALAPALAAVLRAQDGPVAVVSDAVLYWVPRVARECGAPHVTFHTIGAFAASAMVAVHLHRPEAFLDPFVVPGGFPRHVKLRRAQINEEALAHLPLFRAAEAQSYAVAFNSFAALEANFAAYYQSQLAGRPKKVFLVGPALAAAASPRAVTGGAERDPILQWLDGRPAGSVVYVCFGSTCALGESQLRELATGLRASGRTFLWVIPAARGEGGAAREERASSHGMVVAGRWAPQAEILAHRAVGGFVTHCGWNSVLEAVRAGVPLATWPLRAEQFVNEAFLVEVLRVGVRVREVAREEAGLEALVPAGAVTRAVGRLMGDGQGEAEAVAGRRARARELGSAARAAVAEGGSSCGDWARLVEELKALHGRDSDPQV is encoded by the coding sequence ATGTCGCCTGCCGGGCGATCCGGCCGCCCGGACGCGCCTCTCCACCTCGTCTTCGTGCCATTCCTCGCGCGCAGCCACTTCGCGCCCCTCGCAGCCAAGGCCGCCGACGCGTGCGGGCAGCGCGTCGGCGCTACCGCAACCACGGCCGCCATCGTCACCACGCCGCACTTCGCGGCCCTCGCGCCGCCGTGCGTGCCGGTGCACGTGGCGGGATTCCGCTGCCCGGGCGGGCACGAGGACTTCTCCCAGCTCCCGGACGACGAGgcctcctccgcgccggccTTCTTCTCGGCCGCGGAGGCCGCGCTGGCGCCGgcgctggcggccgtcctccgcGCCCAAGACGGCCCCGTGGCGGTCGTCTCCGACGCCGTGCTCTACTGGGTCCCGCGCGTCGCGCGCGAGTGCGGCGCCCCGCACGTCACTTTCCACACCATCGGCGCCTTCGCCGCGTCCGCCATGGTCGCGGTCCACCTCCACCGGCCCGAGGCCTTCCTGGACCCGTTCGTCGTCCCCGGTGGGTTCCCGCGGCACGTGAAGCTGCGCAGGGCGCAGATCAACGAGGAGGCTCTGGCGCACCTCCCTCTCTTCCGCGCCGCCGAGGCCCAGAGCTACGCCGTCGCATTTAACAGCTTCGCGGCGCTCGAGGCCAACTTCGCCGCCTACTACCAGAGCCAGCTCGCCGGGCGTCccaagaaggtgttcctcgtcgGCCCCGCgctcgctgccgccgcctctccccgcgccgtcaccggcggcgcggagcgggACCCCATCCTGCAGTGGCTAGACGGCCGCCCGGCGGGGTCGGTGGTGTACGTGTGCTTCGGGAGCACGTGCGCGCTGGGCGAGAGCCAGCTCCGCGAGCTGGCCACCGGGCTGCGCGCGTCCGGCCGCACGTTCCTCTGGGTGATCCCGGCGGCCCGCGGggagggcggcgcggctcgggaggagCGCGCGTCCAGCCACGGCATGGTGGTTGCCGGGCGGTGGGCGCCGCAGGCGGAGATCCTGGCGCACCGCGCGGTGGGCGGGTTCGTGACCCACTGCGGCTGGAACTCGGTGCTGGAGGCCGTGCGCGCCGGCGTGCCACTCGCGACGTGGCCGCTCCGCGCCGAGCAGTTCGTGAACGAGGCGTTCCTCGTGGAGGTGCTCCGCGTGGGCGTGCGGGTGCGGGAGGTGGCGCGCGAGGAGGCGGGCCTGGAGGCCCTGGTGCCGGCCGGCGCGGTGACGCGCGCTGTGGGGAGGCTCATGGGCGACGGCCAGGGCGAGGCAGAGGCGGTGGCGGGGAGGAGGGCCAGAGCCAGGGAGCTCGGATCCGCGGCGCGGGCAGCGGTAGCGGAGGGCGGCTCGTCTTGCGGTGACTGGGCACGGCTGGTAGAAGAGCTCAAGGCGTTACACGGTCGCGACAGCGATCCGCAGGTGTGA